A window of Bacillus rossius redtenbacheri isolate Brsri chromosome 4 unlocalized genomic scaffold, Brsri_v3 Brsri_v3_scf4_1, whole genome shotgun sequence contains these coding sequences:
- the LOC134541643 gene encoding probable ATP-dependent RNA helicase Dbp73D, with amino-acid sequence MDLFVINRYLGERNEGIQEEGEQLDRLLQKIEERKKKKFENQEPDKILLSSPQHSSELNNDFSQENNTITDSSIQPTDDDNVENFQGKENVDLKSFTVIEAKKFKNNQRFKSVLPHWLANPEIIPTNLKELSTPVDAMSGLDEDLVEKLRKENITHFFPVQCKVIPFLLSELRKTSLFWPCDVCVSSPTGSGKTLAFVLPIVQTLKTRVDRKIRALVVLPVQDLAAQVYEVFKYYCSGTDLRVELTTTRTPFHLEQKKLVKESVVNGFYSWVDILVTTPGRLVGHLQTTAGFSLKNLQFLVIDEADRVTDKVQSNWLHYLRQHIDEVHKELPLSVATLRMIPRPPQKLLFSATLSQDPEKLHQLSLFQPKLFTSSTGSAGDDHPTEEIGGALSGKYATPQELTEYYCITSPEKKPVLLYHLMQTKNWKHVICFTYSQKISHRLYRLLHHISQGEIVVMEISAALKQAERDLVLRRFEMGEIHVLVSTDALARGMDLPNVDCVVSYSMPKFMRNYIHRVGRTGRAGKSGSAVTFVTQGEQRHFVDMLKNAGKEIGELPVSEQDLGYLSECYQAACKKLGQEVQGEKVKVNRNAKLQKRGLSTRNNIRKKSKKNLLVSSANKLVSEKISILNAHVDNEKPKVHKMKTEKQNSIITKSEKVKNIKRKKEVEVTNVKKIKLST; translated from the coding sequence ATGGATTTATTTGTAATTAACAGATACTTAGGGGAAAGAAATGAAGGAATTCAAGAAGAGGGAGAACAACTAGATAGACTTCTTCAGAAAATAGAAGAAAGGAAAAAGAAGAAATTTGAAAACCAGGAACCGGACAAAATTCTTTTGAGTAGTCCACAACATAGCAGTGAGCTAAATAATGATTTTTCAcaagaaaacaatacaattactgaCAGCTCCATTCAGCCTACAGATGATGATAACGTGGAAAATTTTCAGGGAAAAGAGAATGTAGATCTTAAAAGTTTTACTGTCATAGAagcaaagaaatttaaaaataaccagAGATTTAAAAGCGTATTACCGCATTGGCTTGCAAATCCTGAAATAATCCCAACAAATTTAAAGGAACTGTCGACTCCGGTAGATGCTATGTCAGGACTTGATGAGGACTTGGTGGAGAAACTAAGGAAGGAAAACATTACTCATTTCTTTCCTGTACAATGTAAAGTAATTCCTTTCTTGCTGTCAGAACTCCGCAAAACTTCATTGTTTTGGCCATGTGATGTATGTGTGTCATCCCCAACTGGTAGCGGGAAAACTCTTGCCTTTGTACTTCCAATTGTACAGACCCTGAAAACACGAGTGGATCGTAAAATTAGAGCACTGGTGGTTCTACCTGTTCAAGATCTAGCTGCACAAGTGTATGAAGTTTTCAAATATTACTGCTCAGGCACAGACTTAAGGGTAGAGTTGACAACAACCAGAACTCCATTCCATCTAGAACAGAAGAAGCTTGTTAAGGAGAGTGTAGTGAATGGATTTTATAGCTGGGTAGATATTTTGGTGACCACGCCAGGGCGATTAGTTGGACACCTTCAAACCACGGCTGGATTTTCTTTGAAAAACTTGCAGTTCTTGGTAATAGACGAAGCAGACAGGGTGACTGATAAAGTCCAAAGTAACTGGTTGCATTACCTTAGACAGCACATTGATGAGGTCCACAAGGAACTGCCTCTGAGTGTCGCAACACTCCGGATGATTCCTCGGCCACCCCagaagttgcttttttctgcaACCCTATCTCAGGATCCAGAAAAGTTGCATCAGCTCTCTCTGTTTCAACCAAAGCTGTTCACGTCCAGCACTGGAAGCGCTGGTGATGATCATCCAACAGAAGAAATTGGAGGTGCTTTGTCAGGAAAGTACGCAACACCACAAGAGCTTACAGAATATTATTGCATCACTAGTCCTGAAAAAAAGCCAGTTCTCTTGTACCACCTAATGCAAACAAAGAATTGGAAGCATGTAATCTGCTTCACGTACTCCCAAAAGATAAGCCACCGCCTGTATCGGCTGCTCCATCATATAAGTCAAGGAGAAATTGTGGTTATGGAAATATCGGCAGCCCTGAAACAAGCAGAGAGAGACTTGGTTCTCAGGCGGTTTGAGATGGGGGAAATTCACGTTCTAGTGAGCACAGATGCACTTGCCCGTGGCATGGATCTACCCAACGTGGACTGCGTTGTTTCGTACAGCATGCCAAAGTTCATGAGGAACTACATTCACAGAGTGGGTCGGACCGGGAGAGCAGGCAAGAGTGGTTCTGCAGTGACCTTTGTCACGCAGGGCGAGCAACGGCATTTCGTTGACATGCTCAAAAACGCTGGGAAGGAAATCGGAGAGTTGCCGGTGTCTGAGCAAGATCTGGGTTACCTATCTGAATGTTACCAGGCAGCGTGCAAGAAGTTGGGACAGGAAGTTCAAGGtgaaaaggtcaaggtcaacagaAATGCTAAACTACAGAAAAGAGGTCTATCCACTAGAAACAACATAAGgaagaaatctaaaaaaaatcttttggtcAGTTCTGCAAATAAGCTAGTATCTgagaaaatttcaattttaaatgctCATGTAGACAATGAAAAACCAAAGGTACACAAAATGAAAACAGAAAAGCAGAACTCAATAATCACTAAGTctgaaaaagtgaaaaatattaaaaggaAGAAGGAAGTGGAAGTGACTAATGTTAAGAAGATAAAACTTTCTACGTAA